GATTGAGGATAACCCTTCACTTACAACCCGACTACAAAATGGTGGTAAGAATCCGCTTCGGATCATTCTTGATCATCAGTTACGAATACCGTTAGATGCGACAGTCGTTTGTGATCAACAGGCACCGACTTGGATTGTCACAAGCGTAGATGCTCCAGATGAAAAAGAAGAAAAGTTAGAATCGCTAGGTGTTAAAGTTGTTCGTTTACAAACAAGCGAGATCGATATTCCTGTTCTCCTTGATGTGTTAGGTGAGAAGGGGATTACATCGTTATTTGTTGAAGGTGGAGCTACGCTTCACGGTAGTTTTTTAGTAGCGGGAACCATTAATCAAGTCATCACGTATATCGCTCCGAAACTGATCGGCGGTAAGGATGCTATACCCTCAATCGCAGGTGAGGGGATTGAATCGATGTCTGATGTCGTTGAACTTGAGGTTCAATCGATGGAAAGAATTGGCGAAGATATTAAAATTGTCTCAATTCCAAAGGGGGAAAAATAGTGTTTACGGGGATCATTGAAGAACTTGGTACAATCGAAAAAGTAAATCAATCTGGTGATGCCATTGTAATGGTTATAGGGGCTAAAACGATATTAGATGATGTTCAATTAGGTGATAGCATTTCGGTAAACGGTGTCTGCTTAACAGTAACTTCATTTACCTCTTCATCATTTACAGTCGATATTATGCCTGAAACGGTCAAACATACGAGCCTACGTGATCTCACCAGAGGTTCTAACGTTAATTTAGAGCGTGCGATGGCTGCAAATGGACGCTTTGGCGGGCATTTTGTATCTGGTCATGTTGATGGTGTTGGTGAAATTGTTGCAAAGAAAGAAGTCGATAATGCCGTTTATTATGAAATACGTGTGCCACATGAATTAAGTCACTACTTTATTTCAAAAGGCTCTGTAGCCGTTGATGGCACAAGTTTGACGGTTTTTACAGTAACTGATGAGACGTTCACCGTTTCGATTATTCCTCATACATTAACTGAAACTGTCATCGGTCAAAAAGGAATTGGCGATGTGGTTAATATTGAATGTGATCTTGTAGGAAAATATATAGAACAATTCATTACAAGACGTTTTAGCGAAGCGAAAACGACGTCCTCAATTACAGAACAATTTTTGGAAGAGAATGGTTTTAAATAAAGGGTATAGAGGACCAAAAAAGGGGTGGAATCATGTTTGATCCAATTGAAGAAGCAATCTATGAGTTAATGCAGGGGAGAGTTGTTATTGTTTGTGATGATGAAGACCGAGAAAATGAAGGTGATTTTGTCGCGTTAGCAGAAAAAGCAACTCCTGAAGTGATTAATTTTATGATTAAAGAAGGCCGTGGTCTCGTTTGTGCACCGATTACTGAGACTAGAGCCAAGCAATTAGAGCTCTTGCCAATGGTTGATCACAATACTGATCCACATGGAACTGCCTTTACGGTTAGTGTGGATCATCATACAACAACAACTGGGATTTCTGCTCATGAACGGGCAACAACGATACAGGCATTAATTGATGATGAAGCGAAAAGTCATCATTTCAAAAAGCCGGGACACATCTTTCCGTTAGTTGCCAAAGAAGGCGGAGTTTTAAGACGTGCTGGACATACGGAAGCGTCCGTCGACCTAGCTCGTTTATCAGGAGCAGCACCAGCTGCAGTGATTTGTGAAATTATTAAAGATGATGGCTCAATGGCACGAGTTCCTGACTTGCGTAAAATCGCTGATGAACACGAATTAAAAATGATTACGATTAAAGATTTGATTAAATACCGTCACCGCAAAGACCAATTGGTGAAAAAGGAAATCGAAATTAATCTACCAACTGATTTTGGTGACTTTCGTGCTGTAGGATATACGAATGTGGTTGATGGCAAAGAGAATGTAGCTTTAATTAAAGGGGAGCTCTTGCCTGACGAACCAACATTAGTCCGTGTTCACTCTGAGTGTTTGACAGGAGATGTATTCGGTTCTCACCGTTGTGATTGTGGGCCACAATTACATGCTGCTCTTAAACAAATTGAGGAAGCTGGTTCTGGTGTATTATTGTATATGCGTCAAGAGGGACGAGGAATTGGTCTTATCAATAAGATGAAGGCTTATAAACTTCAAGAAGAAGGTTATGATACGGTGGAGGCAAATGAGAAATTAGGTTTTGCACCTGATTTACGTGATTATGGTATTGGTGCTCAAATTTTGCGAGACTTAGGGATTACGAAAATGAACCTATTAACAAACAACCCGCGTAAAATTAAAGGCTTACATGGGTACGATTTAGAGATTGTTGACCGTATTCCATTGCAGCTACCTCATAACAAAGATAACGAGCATTATTTAAAAACGAAGCACAAAAAGCTTGGGCATTTATTACATTTTTAAAAGGCGGATAAGTTTCTCAGGGTCAAATCGGATGCCTGAGGGCTTCTCCTAGTCTTACATAGCTTTATTAAAAAATTATATGGTATATAAGGAGGAAGTTGAGATGGGAAAAGTATTTGAAGGACATCTTGTTGCATCAGGTTTAAAAGTAGGGATTGTTGTAGGGCGATTTAACGAGTTTATCACGAGCAAGTTATTAGGCGGGGCTGAAGATGCATTGAAACGTCACGGTATTAATGAAGCAGATGTCGATGTTGCATGGGTGCCAGGTGCATTTGAAATCCCATTTGCGGCAAAAAAGATGGTTGATTCAAACAAGTATGATGCTGTCATTACACTAGGGACTGTCATTCGCGGATCGACTCCACACTTTGATTATGTTTGTAGCGAAGTGTCAAAAGGAGTAGCATCACTATCGTTACAGTCAGGTGTTCCTGTGATCTTTGGAGTCATAACGACTGATACGATCGAACAAGCCATTGAACGTGCAGGTACAAAAGCAGGAAACAAAGGTTGGGATGCAGCCACTTCTGCGATTGAAATGGCAAATTTAAACCGTTCATTTGAGTAAGCAAAATGGCGACCTTGTCGCCATTTTTTATGCTCAAGGCTCGAAGTGCAAGAAGAAGCACGGCCGAATATGTAATTGGTGAAACCGATCGACAGTTTGTTATTGAACAGTTGCTTGTTTGACACTAAAGTAATATAAAAGATCACTCTTTTTTATTGAAAAAATGATTACGTTTTTTCAATAATGCAGTATAATAGATAAAGCGATAGATGATCGCTACAAGCAAGTATTAGCTCTTTTGCACATAACTGGTAATTACTAAATGTAATGAGGGATGTATATGTTCATTCGATATAAGCAATCTTACAAAAAAATAGCAATGGGTCTTATATCGTACATGCCAAAAGAGAAAGAAATTAAGAAACTACAAGAGACGATTGACAGGTATGAGACAGACGACAGGTATCAATTGTATTTATGGAAAGAAGATGATGACATCATTGGTGTTTTAGGATTATTTGTCGATGAGGACACAACGGCTGAATTATGTCATCTTAGTGTAAATCCATCTTACCGTCAGGAAGGCATCGGACGAAAAATGATCGCTGCCCTACAAGAGATCGTACCAGGCGAACTAAGGGCGAATGAGGATACGATTGAATTTTTTGAGGCCTGTATGCAAGAAATGAGATAAAAAGAGGTGGGTAAGGAAATTATTCTTTCCTTACCCTTTTTCGAAGTTTTTTTTGGTAGTTACGCTCGTCGATGACGTCTTGTCGATCTCTTAACGCGTGCTTATGAATAAGGTAGTCGTTATCTAATTGACTCTTTTGCCCCCATTGATTCCCTCTATCGTTGCATATTTGTATACATTGGTCTCGCAGGGCTTGATCATGAAGAGGGATATTCATGTCAGTGTATGATTGCTCTTTACTAATCTCTTGTTTTCTTTTTTGTAATTCTTCTATGAAAGCATGATAATCGATACCTAATGAATGAATGGCTTTTTTCTCCTGTTCTAATAACATAAGGGCTCGGTTGATCATGCGATTTGCTCCTCGATAATTGCGACGACGTTGGTGGTAAAGAGCAACAGCAACTTGGATGAGCCCAACCCAGTAGTCGTTTTTCTGTCCTTCTTCTTTCCAATGCTCTTCTAATACTTCATGACATTCAAAAAAATCACGTGCTCCGTGGAAGTAAACGAGATAATCAATATAAGCTTTTGGATACAAGGTTTAACCCCTTTCTAACGTGAATTCGTTATAAAAAGTGTAACATAATTTTCTAGCTAACGTATGCAGATTACAACGTCGCAGAAAAGAAAATTGTGTTATAATCTCATCTAGCTAGAACCAATTTGAATGCAGCAAGGAACATGGTGGTTTTGATGAATCAATATAATGTGAAGCTGGAAGCTTTTGAAGGCCCATTAGATTTGCTCCTTCATTTAATTAACCAAGCAGAAGTTGATATTTATGATATTCCAGTTTCGAAAATAACGGATCAATATTTAGAATATATTCATACGATGCAAGAATTGGAGCTAGACATTGCTAGTGAGTTTTTAGTGATGGCGGCGACTCTTTTAGCGATAAAAAGTAAGATGCTTCTACCAAAGCAGGAAGAAGAACTGTTAGAAGACGATATGTACCTAGAGGAAGATGAAGACCCTCGTCAAGAATTAATGGATCGTCTGATTGAGTACCGAAAATATAAAGAGGCAGCAAAAGACC
Above is a genomic segment from Desertibacillus haloalkaliphilus containing:
- the ribE gene encoding riboflavin synthase, with the translated sequence MFTGIIEELGTIEKVNQSGDAIVMVIGAKTILDDVQLGDSISVNGVCLTVTSFTSSSFTVDIMPETVKHTSLRDLTRGSNVNLERAMAANGRFGGHFVSGHVDGVGEIVAKKEVDNAVYYEIRVPHELSHYFISKGSVAVDGTSLTVFTVTDETFTVSIIPHTLTETVIGQKGIGDVVNIECDLVGKYIEQFITRRFSEAKTTSSITEQFLEENGFK
- a CDS encoding bifunctional 3,4-dihydroxy-2-butanone-4-phosphate synthase/GTP cyclohydrolase II; the protein is MFDPIEEAIYELMQGRVVIVCDDEDRENEGDFVALAEKATPEVINFMIKEGRGLVCAPITETRAKQLELLPMVDHNTDPHGTAFTVSVDHHTTTTGISAHERATTIQALIDDEAKSHHFKKPGHIFPLVAKEGGVLRRAGHTEASVDLARLSGAAPAAVICEIIKDDGSMARVPDLRKIADEHELKMITIKDLIKYRHRKDQLVKKEIEINLPTDFGDFRAVGYTNVVDGKENVALIKGELLPDEPTLVRVHSECLTGDVFGSHRCDCGPQLHAALKQIEEAGSGVLLYMRQEGRGIGLINKMKAYKLQEEGYDTVEANEKLGFAPDLRDYGIGAQILRDLGITKMNLLTNNPRKIKGLHGYDLEIVDRIPLQLPHNKDNEHYLKTKHKKLGHLLHF
- the ribH gene encoding 6,7-dimethyl-8-ribityllumazine synthase; its protein translation is MGKVFEGHLVASGLKVGIVVGRFNEFITSKLLGGAEDALKRHGINEADVDVAWVPGAFEIPFAAKKMVDSNKYDAVITLGTVIRGSTPHFDYVCSEVSKGVASLSLQSGVPVIFGVITTDTIEQAIERAGTKAGNKGWDAATSAIEMANLNRSFE
- a CDS encoding GNAT family N-acetyltransferase, which codes for MFIRYKQSYKKIAMGLISYMPKEKEIKKLQETIDRYETDDRYQLYLWKEDDDIIGVLGLFVDEDTTAELCHLSVNPSYRQEGIGRKMIAALQEIVPGELRANEDTIEFFEACMQEMR
- a CDS encoding DUF309 domain-containing protein — translated: MYPKAYIDYLVYFHGARDFFECHEVLEEHWKEEGQKNDYWVGLIQVAVALYHQRRRNYRGANRMINRALMLLEQEKKAIHSLGIDYHAFIEELQKRKQEISKEQSYTDMNIPLHDQALRDQCIQICNDRGNQWGQKSQLDNDYLIHKHALRDRQDVIDERNYQKKLRKRVRKE